GCACGCGCCACCGACCGCGGCGAGCGGCACGGTGTCGTGCGCGCCGGTGTTCGGCAGCGCGCCCGCCGCGGTGTCGCCGTTCTCGACGGACGTGCCCTCCACGCTCGCGCCGCTGCCGTTGGCTGGCGCCGCGGTTGCGGGCGTGATGGTCGTCGGCGTCGTCTCGGCCGCGGGCTCGACGCACACCTGCGTGTCCGCCCGGTCGACCGGCAGCCA
Above is a window of Acidimicrobiia bacterium DNA encoding:
- a CDS encoding LPXTG cell wall anchor domain-containing protein; translation: WLPVDRADTQVCVEPAAETTPTTITPATAAPANGSGASVEGTSVENGDTAAGALPNTGAHDTVPLAAVGGACIAVGLATIVVSRRRRLASE